In Gemmata obscuriglobus, a single genomic region encodes these proteins:
- a CDS encoding SMI1/KNR4 family protein: MNERLRQLLVAAWHACPEEERHPPAAEGDLRAFEVEFGTIPPAFREYLTVCGGRVGGDGEWIDGLPELADSHRQFRADNEFWHMRGVFIIGWDGGGNPFGIELSSGRVLVEDHDFGGIHEMAPSFPAFLAAGLSPNAEPGAAPDTAG, translated from the coding sequence GTGAACGAGCGACTGCGGCAACTCCTTGTCGCGGCGTGGCACGCCTGCCCTGAGGAGGAACGCCACCCGCCGGCCGCCGAGGGCGACCTGCGGGCGTTCGAGGTCGAGTTCGGGACGATCCCGCCAGCGTTCCGCGAGTACCTGACGGTGTGCGGCGGGCGCGTGGGCGGTGACGGCGAGTGGATCGACGGGCTGCCCGAGTTGGCCGATTCGCACCGCCAGTTCCGAGCGGACAACGAGTTCTGGCACATGCGAGGAGTGTTCATCATCGGTTGGGATGGCGGCGGCAACCCGTTCGGCATCGAGCTCTCGTCCGGGCGAGTGCTGGTCGAGGATCACGACTTTGGCGGCATCCACGAGATGGCCCCTTCGTTCCCCGCGTTCCTGGCCGCCGGGTTATCCCCAAACGCCGAACCCGGCGCTGCACCTGACACCGCCGGCTGA